The proteins below are encoded in one region of Thermococcus peptonophilus:
- a CDS encoding MFS transporter, translating into MEGQRLIGIALLVVSAFTGTLAFRLATPAVAFYTRDTLSASMLAVSIVSMSFVLARAFSSVFGGLLLEKRKSLLYIGGIAMMGNALAVHLYPLTSNWIQVAGIKLLNGFLNGLSWPMAQFVVAVATPREIRARVTAVYFFFGSIASLLGNYVYAYTIDLGLSGQMWISSLFFVLTGLIMIIAYILLTDWIVPRREKKRSQRPSLDPRKVLVIASLMAVIVAFTSGEITYVYVSEALGLEKATTATLLGWVGFFASLLSYFSSWFADKVSEVGMVKLTAVLAGISPILAAVKTSFTVFLGIFLALFAFQSFRPISRKVLASYHRSSLAIGGVNGVQNLSTFIGGVFFGLAYSIGEIHIGVTLNGALLAFTPVSLALLIQAVKLKGGRE; encoded by the coding sequence ATGGAAGGACAAAGACTCATTGGCATCGCCCTGCTCGTGGTCTCTGCTTTCACCGGTACTCTCGCCTTTCGTCTCGCCACACCCGCCGTAGCCTTCTACACTAGGGACACGCTCAGCGCGAGTATGCTGGCGGTTTCAATAGTTTCCATGTCCTTTGTTCTGGCCAGGGCATTTTCCTCTGTCTTTGGCGGTCTCCTCCTTGAGAAGAGGAAGTCCCTCCTCTACATCGGCGGAATCGCCATGATGGGGAACGCCCTGGCCGTTCACCTCTATCCCCTCACCTCGAACTGGATTCAGGTCGCTGGAATAAAGCTCCTCAACGGCTTTCTCAACGGCCTTAGCTGGCCCATGGCCCAGTTCGTCGTTGCCGTGGCGACTCCACGGGAGATAAGGGCCCGGGTTACGGCCGTTTACTTCTTTTTCGGCAGCATCGCTTCTCTCCTCGGCAACTACGTTTATGCTTACACAATAGATTTGGGACTTTCTGGCCAGATGTGGATATCTTCTCTCTTCTTTGTGCTGACCGGGCTGATAATGATAATTGCCTACATCCTTCTCACTGACTGGATAGTACCGAGAAGGGAGAAAAAGAGGTCTCAAAGGCCTTCCCTTGATCCCAGGAAGGTTCTCGTTATAGCCTCCCTTATGGCGGTCATAGTGGCGTTTACCTCCGGAGAGATAACGTACGTCTACGTCTCCGAGGCCCTTGGGCTGGAAAAGGCAACTACCGCAACCCTGTTGGGGTGGGTTGGCTTCTTCGCTTCCCTTCTCAGCTACTTCTCATCTTGGTTCGCAGACAAGGTCAGCGAGGTTGGGATGGTAAAGCTGACGGCCGTACTTGCCGGGATTTCGCCGATCCTTGCGGCTGTTAAAACATCGTTCACCGTTTTCCTCGGGATATTCCTCGCGCTCTTCGCCTTTCAGAGCTTCAGGCCCATATCCAGAAAGGTGCTCGCCAGCTACCACCGCTCTTCCCTGGCCATAGGCGGGGTTAACGGTGTCCAGAACCTATCGACTTTCATCGGAGGGGTTTTCTTTGGCCTTGCGTATTCAATAGGAGAAATCCACATTGGGGTTACATTAAACGGGGCGCTTTTGGCATTTACGCCGGTCTCGCTGGCCCTGCTAATTCAGGCCGTTAAGCTTAAAGGTGGGAGGGAGTAA
- a CDS encoding glycosyltransferase family 2 protein, protein MKPALKFQSALYLYILITIGLALLVPPAYALEAVLIFLFLLVFSGTIFYSLLIVASRRSYPFKVEVQERSPFFEPLVYVLIPAHNEESVIEITARTVLNQDYHNFKLFLINDNSTDSTREIMERIASENPKKITVIDVPPERGRSKPRALNYTLEVIEQSREHPDYVFILDADYLLHPNALTTLVGIMEKAPEYVVGIQGNVRPRNWSRNFVTKFITLERLVGFNVAIEGDMKLNENGKYGGTVALLRFSHLLRLGMFREDSVTEDTDLWARAIISGYRFWYYHGVIGWEEAVETMKDYIKQRSRWAQGHFQVMLDYYWNVLRSCSGIAEGFIEHFYLISYLVPVFWFLSVVLNGYIILSGNIPLALARPRLFLAVSITAFLVFWASVAYSNWVEMKRHNYYVPWSFVAAYPLYFMIFVLAGVVYTMRGLIKLLIGKLTWEKTKRFT, encoded by the coding sequence ATGAAACCAGCACTGAAGTTCCAATCAGCCCTCTATCTGTACATCCTGATAACTATCGGGCTAGCACTCTTGGTGCCCCCAGCCTATGCACTCGAAGCAGTTCTAATATTTCTGTTCCTACTAGTGTTCTCTGGCACAATATTCTACTCTCTACTGATCGTTGCATCAAGAAGAAGCTATCCCTTCAAGGTCGAGGTCCAGGAGAGAAGCCCCTTCTTTGAACCGCTCGTTTACGTTCTGATTCCAGCCCACAACGAGGAGAGCGTCATAGAGATAACCGCCAGGACTGTGCTCAATCAAGACTACCACAACTTTAAGCTGTTTTTGATAAACGACAACTCCACGGACTCAACGAGAGAGATTATGGAGAGAATAGCTTCAGAAAATCCAAAGAAGATCACCGTAATTGATGTCCCTCCTGAGAGGGGCAGGAGCAAGCCAAGAGCCCTCAACTACACCCTCGAAGTGATAGAGCAGTCAAGGGAGCACCCGGATTATGTCTTCATCCTAGACGCTGACTACCTTCTACATCCCAATGCACTCACCACCCTTGTAGGGATAATGGAAAAGGCACCCGAGTACGTCGTGGGAATTCAAGGAAACGTGAGGCCGAGGAACTGGAGCAGGAACTTCGTAACGAAATTCATAACTCTCGAGCGGCTTGTGGGTTTCAACGTCGCCATAGAAGGAGACATGAAGCTAAACGAAAACGGGAAGTATGGAGGAACCGTTGCCCTCCTCAGGTTTTCACACCTCCTCCGGCTCGGCATGTTCAGGGAGGACTCGGTCACAGAGGACACGGACCTGTGGGCTAGGGCCATAATCTCGGGCTACCGCTTCTGGTACTACCATGGAGTCATCGGCTGGGAGGAAGCAGTTGAAACCATGAAAGACTACATAAAGCAGAGGTCGCGGTGGGCACAGGGCCACTTCCAGGTAATGCTCGATTACTATTGGAACGTCCTGAGAAGCTGCTCCGGAATTGCAGAAGGATTTATAGAGCACTTCTACCTCATAAGCTACCTCGTTCCCGTGTTCTGGTTCCTCTCAGTTGTCTTGAATGGTTACATCATCCTCTCAGGTAACATACCCCTTGCACTGGCAAGACCGAGGTTGTTCCTTGCAGTCTCAATAACAGCGTTTTTGGTGTTCTGGGCCTCCGTGGCGTATTCCAACTGGGTGGAGATGAAGAGACACAACTACTACGTACCATGGAGTTTCGTCGCGGCATACCCTCTGTACTTTATGATCTTCGTCCTTGCGGGAGTTGTATACACTATGAGGGGCCTCATAAAACTACTGATAGGAAAGCTTACATGGGAAAAGACCAAGCGGTTCACTTGA
- a CDS encoding P-loop NTPase family protein: protein MGVYIFTPEDLVRYGSARPEQLEILREAILEKKDILIVGTSRSGKTKLVEALLHYVPDEWKIAVITAYGEFKPFRPHIEVVDTEFDRRSTDVRTSEVIEKIRRINPDYVVIDTVHTVDVAAILKILIDDYAFIVTSLALTDDIKGEVMHWLRIDEDTFNRFDVVVELARDWRTGLRKINRIYKVKDGELIQIL, encoded by the coding sequence ATGGGAGTCTACATCTTTACCCCCGAAGACCTCGTCAGGTACGGTTCCGCAAGGCCCGAACAGCTGGAAATTCTCAGGGAGGCAATTCTTGAGAAAAAGGACATCCTCATAGTTGGAACGAGCAGGAGCGGAAAAACAAAGCTCGTTGAGGCTCTGCTTCACTACGTCCCCGACGAATGGAAGATCGCCGTCATCACGGCCTACGGCGAGTTCAAGCCCTTCAGACCCCACATCGAGGTCGTTGACACGGAGTTCGACAGGCGCTCTACGGATGTTAGAACTTCTGAAGTCATAGAGAAAATAAGACGCATCAACCCGGATTACGTTGTCATCGATACGGTTCACACAGTTGACGTTGCTGCGATACTCAAGATCCTAATAGACGACTATGCGTTTATTGTGACGTCACTCGCGCTGACTGATGACATCAAAGGTGAGGTTATGCACTGGCTCAGGATAGACGAGGACACTTTCAACAGGTTCGACGTAGTGGTTGAGCTGGCGAGGGATTGGAGAACCGGGCTCAGGAAGATAAACAGGATTTACAAGGTCAAGGACGGAGAGCTTATCCAGATTCTTTAA
- a CDS encoding pyridoxal-phosphate-dependent aminotransferase family protein produces MELRFDMTYEDAYREVYEMVKPKYKLFTAGPVACFPEVLAIMSVQMFSHRSAEAKAVHVDTLNRLKAFLEADKGEIILFPSSGTGFMEAAVRNTIPRGGKVLVTVIGAFGKRFADVVNANGRKAVVFEKEPGQAIKPEELDEVLKKNPDVHAVTITYNETSTGVLNPLPELAKVVKEHDKLLFVDAVSAMGGAEIKFDKWGIDLVFASSQKAFGVPPGLAVAAVSERVFEIAEKMPERGWYFDLPLYKKFNEKKQGTPSTPPLPQIFGLNVVLRIVEKMGGKEAWLDMYRKRSEMIREGVKEMGLGILAEPGYESPTITAVVVPEGMKGVDVYNAMRERGFELAKGYGSVAEKTFRIGNMGYMTFDDIREMLDNLREAIEELKKK; encoded by the coding sequence ATGGAGCTCCGCTTTGACATGACCTACGAGGACGCCTACAGGGAAGTTTACGAAATGGTGAAGCCGAAGTACAAGCTCTTCACCGCCGGCCCGGTTGCCTGCTTCCCCGAGGTTCTTGCTATTATGAGCGTCCAGATGTTCAGCCACCGCTCAGCCGAGGCGAAGGCCGTTCACGTTGACACGCTCAACAGGCTCAAGGCCTTCCTTGAGGCCGACAAAGGAGAGATAATACTCTTCCCGAGCTCCGGAACGGGCTTCATGGAGGCTGCCGTCAGGAATACGATTCCGCGCGGCGGGAAAGTCCTAGTAACGGTTATTGGAGCGTTTGGAAAGCGCTTTGCGGATGTCGTGAACGCCAACGGGAGAAAAGCAGTGGTCTTCGAGAAGGAACCCGGACAGGCGATAAAGCCGGAGGAGCTTGACGAAGTCCTAAAGAAGAACCCCGACGTCCACGCGGTGACCATAACCTACAACGAGACCTCAACCGGTGTCCTCAACCCGCTCCCAGAGCTGGCCAAGGTCGTTAAGGAGCACGACAAGCTCCTCTTCGTCGACGCTGTTTCGGCCATGGGCGGAGCGGAGATTAAGTTCGACAAGTGGGGAATCGACCTCGTCTTCGCGAGCAGCCAGAAGGCCTTCGGCGTCCCGCCGGGACTGGCTGTAGCGGCTGTCAGCGAGAGAGTTTTCGAGATAGCCGAGAAGATGCCGGAGCGCGGCTGGTACTTTGACTTGCCCCTCTACAAGAAGTTCAACGAGAAGAAACAGGGGACACCCTCAACCCCACCGCTCCCGCAGATATTCGGCCTCAACGTCGTTCTCAGGATAGTTGAGAAGATGGGCGGCAAGGAAGCCTGGCTTGACATGTACAGGAAGAGAAGCGAGATGATAAGGGAGGGCGTAAAGGAGATGGGCCTCGGAATTCTCGCCGAGCCGGGCTACGAGAGCCCGACTATTACAGCTGTCGTTGTCCCGGAGGGAATGAAGGGCGTTGACGTTTACAACGCGATGCGTGAGAGGGGCTTTGAACTGGCCAAGGGCTACGGAAGCGTCGCTGAAAAGACCTTCCGCATTGGAAACATGGGCTACATGACCTTCGACGACATAAGGGAGATGCTCGACAACCTCAGGGAAGCCATAGAGGAACTCAAGAAGAAGTGA
- a CDS encoding asparagine synthetase A — protein MNAVQMVSRSIEPVVRVQTEAIRYLTGELTSRGFRWLLPVMLSSITDPLWPDPAASKMMAPEIEAYGSKLKLMHSMILHKQFAVAMGLEKIFVLSPNIRLEERESDDGRHAYEFTQLDFEIAHASMDDVMRLIEELIVGLFRELRGPVWETFERELPRVKRPFKRFTLEEVIEKFGSEDKASREMDEPFWITDIPREFYDREVDGHWRNYDLYLPEGYGEVSSGGEREWEYEKILRKIKEAGLSEESFRPYLEVARAGMLKPSAGAGIGIERLVRYIVGAKHIAEVQPFPRVPGIPAVI, from the coding sequence ATGAACGCAGTCCAGATGGTAAGCAGGAGCATAGAACCCGTTGTTAGAGTGCAGACCGAGGCCATAAGATACCTCACCGGGGAGCTGACTTCCCGGGGGTTTAGGTGGCTACTTCCAGTCATGCTCAGCTCTATAACCGACCCGCTCTGGCCCGACCCAGCGGCGAGCAAGATGATGGCGCCGGAGATTGAAGCCTATGGCAGTAAGCTGAAGCTCATGCATAGCATGATTCTCCATAAGCAGTTTGCGGTAGCGATGGGGCTGGAAAAGATATTCGTCCTTTCGCCAAACATCAGGCTTGAGGAGAGAGAAAGCGACGACGGAAGACACGCCTACGAGTTCACCCAGCTCGACTTTGAAATAGCCCACGCCAGCATGGACGACGTTATGAGGCTGATAGAAGAATTAATCGTGGGCCTGTTCAGGGAGCTCAGAGGGCCTGTATGGGAGACCTTTGAGAGAGAACTTCCGAGGGTAAAGCGGCCATTCAAACGCTTTACCCTTGAAGAGGTTATCGAGAAGTTTGGCAGTGAAGACAAAGCCAGCAGAGAGATGGACGAGCCCTTCTGGATAACTGACATACCGAGGGAGTTCTACGACAGGGAAGTCGATGGCCACTGGAGAAACTACGACCTTTACCTCCCGGAGGGCTACGGCGAGGTGTCCAGCGGCGGGGAGAGAGAGTGGGAGTACGAGAAGATACTGAGAAAGATCAAAGAGGCGGGGCTAAGCGAAGAGTCCTTCAGGCCCTACCTCGAAGTTGCCAGGGCAGGAATGCTCAAACCGAGTGCGGGGGCCGGGATTGGCATAGAGAGACTAGTCAGGTACATAGTCGGAGCGAAGCACATCGCTGAAGTCCAGCCGTTTCCAAGGGTTCCAGGAATTCCGGCGGTGATATGA
- a CDS encoding 6-pyruvoyl-tetrahydropterin synthase-related protein yields the protein MSNGWEPWIEDWYSGFPFLRFYPPLSYLIGAFLGLVLGSDIRGYAATLMLTSFVGAVALHYYLRRTGREPYVAPLVFLLFPWHLGVAYMEANFPRANSINLFPLFLLALLWAFEVRERYLVASAVAISVISLVHHSAMVPLVITGFVLFVEDFRRPRVLSNFFKVGGLVVALTAFWYVPFFMESKWLNFWNIYRHPWLFKGGSLSPSLFLEPAGISSIAIFLTFLLVAYFRGTLWRRTLGLAVLYLYLALGYYSPTPWIHSLPVLSMIPPYRWVDMINLLVPLIVADALTGVECRWKLVAGALATALLILGTLPYARSVPSYPQDLMEVAKFLREQPGDDWRFVVHPAVSPHSYLPVLTGKATLNGWYHEGDPAEEGHIRMWYLLSTGHDASLYLNSYAVKFLIASTNVTVGNYSKIVKIGRYWVYTGNVSFVEPVGAVLVGNFYDLPVDYAYFEDSSKLATIPPGAVGVVYAGNPSKEEESLLWDFLQRGGTVVWVPERGGCLFGVCGVMERIDGSSLSSKVFNVSVFAPFDYDGMPWYGPVFENVTSLLSVGNKSMIGVVKLGKGTLYLVGGNILYHSIYWDSKKEAELVFGLARIDGSLNYTLLSRSDGKYSLIVSPSKPMLIRVSESYYPHWEIRVNGELVEPIRDDRTGLTLITVSKASTVNAEFHDPFMRLRVYSAIGWAVVLAYVLLEFSWGRASRR from the coding sequence ATGAGCAATGGGTGGGAACCATGGATTGAAGACTGGTACTCTGGCTTCCCGTTCCTTAGGTTTTATCCACCTTTATCGTACCTCATAGGGGCTTTTCTTGGACTTGTACTCGGAAGCGACATCAGGGGTTATGCTGCCACCCTGATGCTGACCTCGTTCGTAGGTGCGGTTGCCCTCCACTATTACCTGAGAAGGACTGGACGCGAGCCATACGTTGCACCCCTTGTTTTTCTCCTCTTCCCCTGGCATCTGGGAGTAGCTTATATGGAGGCTAACTTTCCAAGGGCCAATTCAATAAACTTGTTTCCCCTCTTTCTTCTCGCTCTTCTCTGGGCCTTTGAGGTGCGTGAGAGGTACTTAGTGGCATCTGCTGTGGCGATCTCCGTTATATCCTTAGTGCACCACTCCGCAATGGTGCCTCTCGTTATTACAGGTTTCGTGCTCTTCGTTGAGGACTTTAGAAGACCCCGCGTTCTCTCGAACTTTTTTAAGGTCGGCGGACTCGTCGTGGCACTCACGGCCTTTTGGTACGTACCATTCTTCATGGAGAGTAAATGGCTGAACTTCTGGAATATATATCGACATCCGTGGCTTTTTAAGGGAGGTAGCTTGTCTCCTTCACTCTTCCTTGAGCCTGCAGGGATTTCGTCCATAGCGATCTTTTTAACGTTCCTCTTGGTTGCGTACTTCCGGGGTACACTCTGGCGCCGCACTCTTGGTCTTGCCGTGCTTTACCTCTACCTCGCGCTTGGATACTACTCACCGACCCCTTGGATTCACTCACTACCTGTTCTCTCGATGATACCACCCTACAGATGGGTGGATATGATCAACCTGCTTGTTCCCCTCATCGTTGCCGACGCCTTGACTGGTGTGGAATGTAGATGGAAGCTCGTTGCTGGAGCCTTGGCTACGGCCCTTTTGATCCTTGGCACTTTGCCCTATGCCAGATCAGTCCCGTCGTATCCTCAGGACTTGATGGAGGTCGCCAAGTTTCTCCGTGAACAGCCCGGAGATGACTGGCGGTTTGTGGTGCATCCCGCTGTTTCGCCCCATAGCTACCTGCCCGTTCTTACAGGTAAGGCCACCCTGAACGGATGGTACCATGAGGGAGATCCGGCAGAGGAGGGCCACATTAGGATGTGGTATCTCCTATCAACCGGTCATGACGCTTCCCTTTACCTCAACTCCTACGCAGTGAAGTTTTTGATAGCCTCTACCAACGTCACTGTGGGGAACTATTCAAAGATTGTGAAAATAGGTCGCTACTGGGTGTACACTGGCAACGTCAGCTTTGTTGAACCCGTGGGAGCGGTGCTCGTCGGGAACTTCTACGATCTCCCAGTAGACTATGCCTACTTTGAAGATTCGTCCAAACTCGCTACGATCCCCCCTGGCGCTGTGGGTGTTGTTTACGCTGGAAACCCCTCAAAAGAAGAAGAGAGCCTTCTTTGGGACTTCTTGCAGAGGGGCGGTACAGTCGTGTGGGTGCCCGAGAGGGGCGGGTGTTTGTTCGGGGTATGTGGCGTGATGGAGCGCATTGACGGTTCCAGTCTCAGCTCTAAGGTCTTCAACGTCTCTGTCTTCGCACCTTTTGATTATGATGGCATGCCCTGGTACGGCCCGGTCTTTGAGAACGTTACTTCTCTGCTTTCCGTCGGGAATAAATCTATGATCGGCGTTGTGAAGCTTGGGAAAGGCACCCTTTACCTTGTTGGTGGCAACATCCTCTACCACAGCATCTACTGGGACTCAAAGAAAGAGGCGGAGTTGGTCTTTGGTCTTGCCAGAATTGATGGAAGCCTTAACTACACACTCCTTTCCCGATCGGACGGGAAGTACTCACTTATAGTCTCACCTTCAAAACCAATGCTTATAAGGGTCTCTGAGAGCTACTATCCCCACTGGGAAATTAGAGTGAACGGAGAGCTTGTAGAACCCATCAGAGACGACCGCACGGGGCTTACGCTAATTACTGTATCGAAGGCATCCACAGTAAACGCCGAGTTCCACGACCCGTTTATGCGCCTGAGGGTGTACTCTGCGATTGGATGGGCTGTTGTCCTTGCTTATGTCCTGCTCGAGTTCTCTTGGGGGCGTGCATCAAGGCGGTAA
- a CDS encoding Dph6-related ATP pyrophosphatase has translation MLKCSICIHDERTAKIDIIDGKPICRECQVYLKHPFDREKIRRELDELMKKVDRAIVAYSGGKDSVVALYLAKEVYKVPELEAVMIDHGLMAEEAIENARRMAEALGVPFKILRYDYSDIFREALLKAQSPCRACSKRTMEKLRKYALKNGYRYIITGHELPFGHKPYRLMSGGVIQIRLLSLMTECERFEILEKLPFEFPELPGYTTNCLVLGPALERYYKVHGHSFEHRRIAALVRYGLMDRERAEKLTSPPRVPEEQWEIVLKKLNLEGKIKR, from the coding sequence GTGCTGAAGTGCTCAATCTGCATCCACGACGAGAGAACTGCAAAGATAGACATAATAGACGGAAAGCCAATATGTCGGGAGTGTCAGGTCTACCTGAAGCACCCCTTCGACCGGGAAAAAATTAGAAGAGAACTTGATGAGCTGATGAAGAAAGTTGATAGGGCCATCGTGGCTTACTCTGGGGGGAAGGACAGCGTCGTTGCCCTCTACCTTGCGAAGGAAGTCTACAAAGTCCCGGAGCTTGAGGCGGTGATGATAGACCACGGGTTAATGGCAGAGGAAGCCATCGAGAACGCCCGGAGGATGGCCGAGGCTCTTGGAGTCCCCTTCAAAATCCTCCGCTATGACTACTCGGACATCTTCAGGGAGGCCCTGCTGAAGGCCCAAAGTCCCTGCAGGGCCTGTTCGAAGAGGACGATGGAGAAACTCCGAAAGTACGCCCTGAAAAACGGCTACCGCTACATCATCACTGGCCATGAGCTCCCCTTTGGCCACAAGCCATACAGACTCATGAGCGGCGGTGTTATCCAGATAAGGCTCCTCTCCTTGATGACGGAGTGCGAGAGGTTTGAAATCCTTGAAAAGCTCCCCTTTGAGTTCCCCGAGCTCCCAGGCTACACGACCAACTGTCTCGTCCTTGGCCCTGCTCTTGAGCGCTACTACAAGGTTCACGGGCACTCCTTTGAGCACAGAAGGATAGCGGCCCTCGTGAGGTACGGCTTAATGGACAGGGAGAGGGCTGAGAAGCTTACCTCTCCACCCAGAGTCCCCGAGGAGCAGTGGGAAATCGTCCTGAAAAAGCTGAACCTTGAAGGAAAAATTAAACGGTAG